The Bradyrhizobium betae genomic interval GGGAGGCGCATCCGGCTGCTCTTCTTGAGTCTGGCGAGCGTAGCTGATCATTTGCCGGTATCGCTGAGTTTGGCCTTGTCGGCTTCAGGATAGGTGGTCGCTGTCGTCACTCCCCTGCGATACTTCTCGAAGGCCGTGGTGCGACGCGCCGTGTAGGACGGCGTTTCGGGCCGCGGCTGCTCGAGGTCCGACGGATTGTCGACCATCGCAGCGAGGTTGCGCTGCGAGGCGCAGCCGTAATTGTAGTAGTCCTTGTTCTCGAACCAGCTCTTGTTCTTCATCGAGGGGCCGATGTCCTCCGGCCAAAGTCCACAGGGACCCGCGACCGCGGCGATCCTGGAATAGGTGAGCCGGATCGGTGGCAGGAAACGCTTGTCTTCCGGCTGGTAGGGGCGAACGCTGACTCCGCGCGGTGGAACACCTGCCGCCGCCAGCATCGCCTGGATTTCGCGCATCGTGTCTGCGACCGGACGCGCGTTGGGCGTGCCGGATGGTGCGTCGATACGGATGGCGCCGGTACCCTCGTGCAGCCAGGCCGATGCGACGCCCATCACGTCGGCGCGCTGGGCCGCGGTCAGCCCGCCGCGGGCGTGGCCGACGAAGACGACGATCGAGCGGTTCTGTTCCTCGATCGCGATCGGGTGACGTTGCTTGTAGTCGTCGGGAATCGAGGCGGTGGTCACTTCGTCGTGCTGGCAGCCGCCGAGTGCAAGCGCGATACCGACAAGCACGCCACCGAAGCCGATGGCGCGTTTGCGAATCTGGGGTGGTCTTGTGATCATAACTGGGTCCCCGTTCCGCATCAGTCGGTGATGAAGCCGTATGTGCCGCGGTAGTTCTTGGCCGGCTCGGTTTTGCCGGGCACGCCGTAGATGCGGTTGATATTGCCGATCAGCTCGGCCTGCGGATCCGCAGGCGCGGCGAAGCCGTCATCCGGCCGCGACAGGTCCTTCGGCGCGACCGCGCGAACGACATAGGGCGTCACGATCACGACCAGCTCGGTGCTGTTGTTGACGAAGTCGCGGCTGCGGAACAGCGTGCCGAGGATCGGAAGCTGCATCAGTCCCGGCAATCCGCTGACCGCCTGCTTGGTCTGCTGCTGGATCAGGCCGGCCATCGCCATCGCGCCGCCGGAGGGAATTTCCAGCGAGGTCTCCGCGCGCCGGGTCTTGATCGAGGGCACCGTCAGCGAGTTCACCGACGTCGAGGTCACGGCCTGAGACAGCGTGATCGCATTCTCGTTCGACAGCTCCGAGACCTCGGTCATCACGCGCAGGCTGATCTTGCCCTCGCTCAGCACCACGGGGGTGAAATTGAGCGAGATACCGAACTTCTTGAAGCTGATCTGGGTGGTACAGACATGCGTAGTGGGATCGCACGAATAGCCCGCCGGGACCGGGAATTCACCGCCGGCGAGGAATGTCGCTGACTCGCCCGAGATCGCGGTCAGGTTCGGCTCGGCCAGCGTCCGGATCACGCCTGCCGTTTCCATCGCGCGCAGGGTCGCCTGCACCGACGGTGTCGCGCCGAATTTCGTGGTCAGTGCGTTACCATCCACCAGGTTCTTGCCGAGAGCCGTGAAGGGGTTCGAGTTGGAGAAACTCACCACCGACGTGCCGTAGTTCAGGTTCGCGGTGAGGTCGATGCCGAGCTGCTTGACCACGGTGCGCGCAACCTCGGCGACCGTTACCTTCAGCATGACCTGGTCGCGGCCGCGGACCACGATCGAATTCACCACCTTGTCGATGCCGCCGGTAAGGCGCACGGCGAGATCGTTGGCCTGCTGTGCTTCCAGCGGATTCGCCGCCGTGCCGGTCAGGACGACGCCGTCGCCGAGCCCGTCGATCTGGATGTCGGAGTTGGGCAGGACCTGCTTCAGCGCGGCCCGAAGGCCATTGAGGTCGCGCTTGACCGCGATGTCATAGGCCGCGATCTGCTGGCCGGCGGAGTCGAAGAACACGATGTTGGTCTGACCGACCGAGGCGCCGATGATGTAGGCGCGCTGCGATGACCGCACCACCGCATTGGCGATCTTTGGATCGGCGACAAGCACGTCCTTGATGTCGCGCGGCAGGTCGATCACGATCGACTTGCCGACGCCGAGCGAGAGGAAGCGTGCGTTCATCTGGCCGTCGGCGGCTGCGACCTGCGCAACGGGCCGGTAGTCGGCGGCGACCACGGGCGTGAGCACCGGGTTGAGCGTCAGTGCGAAGACGGCCGAAAACGACAGGGCGCGGACCACAGAGGTCCGCATCGTTGCCAGATCTGCCCCGCATTTCATATCGACAGTCCTCATTGTGCCTTCGCCGTCGAGCTTGGGATACCGTAGCGAATGATCGAAACGCTATCGCGCTTCCGCGTGGAGTCATCGAGCGTGATCTCGCTCATCTTGACGTCGACGATGCTGCGCAGCGCCAGCGACAGCGTGCCGCTCTGCCGGGCCGCGGACAACGTCGCGGTCTGGGCGGGATTGAGCTCGAGGGTGACGGTCTTGCCGATCACCGCGTTCTGGCCGTCCTTCTCCTTCGGCGCCTGGTCGATCGCCAGCACGCGGACATTGGCCAGGATGATCTCGGACGTCACGATGTCCTGGGCGGCGGCGCTCTGGTCGGGATTCTTGAGGCGGCGCGTCAGAAGCACGTCGACGCGATCGTTCGGCAGGATGAAGCCGCCGGCGCCGGTCTCCGGCGAGATTTCGGTCGAGATCGCGCGCATGCCGGTCGGCAGGATCGCGGCCATGAAGCCGGAGCCCTCGGCCTTGACCAGCTTCTGGTCGCGGATCGGTTCACCCTGGATGAAAGGGGCGCGCGCAATCGAGCCGGTGACCTGGGTCACGCCCTCGGGACGCTCGTTGCGGCGGATGAAGGTGGCGCTGGCGGTCGCAGCCGGCCAGGTCTGCCATTGCACGTCTTCCGGCTTCACGGTCTGGCCGAGGCCGATGTCGTTCTTGGCCACCAGGACGTCGACGGTCGGAAGCTGCGCGACCGGAGCCGCCGGTGGCGGCGCAGTGTCCGAGCCGCTCGCCAGGTACGCGGCGACACCGCCGGCGCAGATGGCGACCGTCAGGACGACAATGCG includes:
- a CDS encoding CpaD family pilus assembly protein: MITRPPQIRKRAIGFGGVLVGIALALGGCQHDEVTTASIPDDYKQRHPIAIEEQNRSIVVFVGHARGGLTAAQRADVMGVASAWLHEGTGAIRIDAPSGTPNARPVADTMREIQAMLAAAGVPPRGVSVRPYQPEDKRFLPPIRLTYSRIAAVAGPCGLWPEDIGPSMKNKSWFENKDYYNYGCASQRNLAAMVDNPSDLEQPRPETPSYTARRTTAFEKYRRGVTTATTYPEADKAKLSDTGK
- a CDS encoding type II and III secretion system protein family protein, translated to MKCGADLATMRTSVVRALSFSAVFALTLNPVLTPVVAADYRPVAQVAAADGQMNARFLSLGVGKSIVIDLPRDIKDVLVADPKIANAVVRSSQRAYIIGASVGQTNIVFFDSAGQQIAAYDIAVKRDLNGLRAALKQVLPNSDIQIDGLGDGVVLTGTAANPLEAQQANDLAVRLTGGIDKVVNSIVVRGRDQVMLKVTVAEVARTVVKQLGIDLTANLNYGTSVVSFSNSNPFTALGKNLVDGNALTTKFGATPSVQATLRAMETAGVIRTLAEPNLTAISGESATFLAGGEFPVPAGYSCDPTTHVCTTQISFKKFGISLNFTPVVLSEGKISLRVMTEVSELSNENAITLSQAVTSTSVNSLTVPSIKTRRAETSLEIPSGGAMAMAGLIQQQTKQAVSGLPGLMQLPILGTLFRSRDFVNNSTELVVIVTPYVVRAVAPKDLSRPDDGFAAPADPQAELIGNINRIYGVPGKTEPAKNYRGTYGFITD
- the cpaB gene encoding Flp pilus assembly protein CpaB; protein product: MNRARIVVLTVAICAGGVAAYLASGSDTAPPPAAPVAQLPTVDVLVAKNDIGLGQTVKPEDVQWQTWPAATASATFIRRNERPEGVTQVTGSIARAPFIQGEPIRDQKLVKAEGSGFMAAILPTGMRAISTEISPETGAGGFILPNDRVDVLLTRRLKNPDQSAAAQDIVTSEIILANVRVLAIDQAPKEKDGQNAVIGKTVTLELNPAQTATLSAARQSGTLSLALRSIVDVKMSEITLDDSTRKRDSVSIIRYGIPSSTAKAQ